A window of Lepidochelys kempii isolate rLepKem1 chromosome 1, rLepKem1.hap2, whole genome shotgun sequence contains these coding sequences:
- the LOC140917172 gene encoding olfactory receptor 52R1-like: MQETPVCIRVTHLLLYFMPDSNTTNFTNPSTFILLGIPGLEAAHVWISIPFCTMYIIAILGNVTILFVVKREPSLHGPMYYFLCMLAVTDLVLSTSILPKTLSIFWFNSREIDFSACLTQMYFIHCFLVVESGMFVAMAFDRYVAICNPLRHSTTLTNPVVAKISLAMVLRGCMFILPYLFLARQWPYCRTNIIPHTHCEHMAVVKLACADTHVSNYYGLFVLFCVKGMDIIFIFLSYIQILRSIFSLPTKDARLKAFGTCGSHLCAIFTFYISSLFSSLNHRYGHNVALHFHVFMANVYLLVPPMLNPIIYGVRTKQIRDRLLHLVTHKGT; the protein is encoded by the coding sequence ATGCAGGAGACACCAGTCTGCATCAGAGTTACACACCTTCTCCTCTACTTCATGCCAGATTCCAACACAACCaacttcaccaacccctccaccttcatcctgctgggcattcctggcctggaggcagcccatgtctggatctccatccccttctgcaccatgTACATCATAGCCATCTTAGGGAACGTCACCATCCTGTTCGTCGTGAAGAGGGAGCCGAGCCTCCAtgggcccatgtactatttcctctgcatgctggccgTCACCGACCTGGTCCTGTCTACGTCCATCCTGCCCAAAACACTGAGTATCTTCTGGTTTAATTCCAGGGAGATAGatttcagtgcctgcctcacccagatgtatTTCATTCACTGCTTCTTAGTGGTGGAGTCTGGGATGTTCGTGGCTATGGCTTTTgatcgctacgtggccatctgCAATCCCCTGAGACATTCTACCACCCTTACAAACCCTGTGGTGGCCAAGATCAGCCTGGCAATGGTGTTGCGTGGTTGCATGTTCATATTGCCCTATCTCTTCCTGGCGAGGCAAtggccatattgcagaaccaacatTATCCCGCACACGCACTGTGAGCACATGGCCGTGGTGAAGTTGGCCTGTGCAGACACTCACGTCAGTAATTACTACGGCCTCTTTGTGCTATTCTGTGTGAAGGGTATGGATATAATTTTTATCTTCCTGTCTTATATCCAGATCCTCAGGAGcatcttcagcctccccacaaaggaCGCTCGGCTCAAGGCTTTTGGGACCTGtggctcccacctctgtgccatTTTTACCTTTTACATCTcatctctcttctcctctctcaaCCACCGGTATGGACACAATGTGGCCCTGCATTTCCACGTTTTCATGGCCAACGTGTACCTCCTGGTGCCCCCCATGCTAAACCCCATCATCTACGGGGTGAGGACCAAGCAGATCCGGGACAGACTGCTCCATCTCGTTACTCATAAAGGGACCTAA